From Afipia carboxidovorans OM5, one genomic window encodes:
- a CDS encoding NAD kinase gives MTIESKYQRIAFVASPVLEAQRALAQLSSDYGNREVDDADVVVALGGDGLMLRTLHERMRTGTPIYGMHRGTVGFLMNEYSRQGLIERLNAARETVINPLLMRATDAAGEVHVHHAINEVALFRQIYQAARLRILIDDQVRMPELISDGILVATPAGSTAYNYSAQGPIIPITANLLALTPINAFRPRRWRGALLASSAHITVEVLEDERRPVAAVADHNEVRYVTRVEVLTDKSISIRMLFDPGHSLEDRILSEQFGV, from the coding sequence ATGACCATCGAGAGCAAATACCAACGCATAGCCTTTGTCGCGAGCCCGGTGCTGGAGGCCCAGCGCGCGCTGGCGCAACTGTCCTCCGATTACGGCAATCGCGAAGTCGACGACGCCGACGTCGTGGTGGCGCTCGGCGGCGATGGGCTGATGCTGCGCACGCTGCACGAGCGGATGCGTACGGGCACGCCGATCTACGGCATGCACCGCGGCACCGTCGGCTTTCTGATGAACGAATATAGCCGGCAGGGGCTGATCGAGCGCCTCAACGCTGCGCGCGAGACCGTCATTAACCCACTTTTGATGCGTGCAACCGATGCTGCAGGCGAAGTGCACGTGCACCACGCGATCAACGAGGTCGCCCTCTTCCGCCAGATCTACCAGGCGGCACGGCTGCGTATCCTGATCGACGATCAGGTGCGGATGCCCGAGCTCATCTCCGACGGCATTCTGGTCGCAACGCCGGCCGGATCGACCGCCTATAACTACTCCGCGCAGGGGCCGATCATCCCGATCACCGCCAACCTTCTGGCGCTGACGCCGATCAACGCCTTCCGTCCGCGGCGCTGGCGCGGTGCCCTGCTTGCAAGCTCCGCTCACATCACCGTCGAGGTGCTGGAGGATGAGCGGCGGCCGGTTGCAGCCGTCGCCGACCACAACGAGGTGCGCTACGTCACCCGCGTCGAGGTGCTGACCGACAAAAGCATCTCGATCCGCATGCTGTTCGACCCCGGCCACAGCCTGGAAGACCGCATCCTCAGCGAGCAGTTCGGCGTCTAG
- the hisI gene encoding phosphoribosyl-AMP cyclohydrolase produces the protein MTTEPASLHAHDEGEEGLAFAPRYDAAGLVTCVATDAASGEVLMVAHMNEEALRRTIETGDAWYYSRSRKALWRKGETSGHTQRVVEMRMDCDQDAVWIRVTQAGGACHTGRRSCFYRAVANEAGGAKLVFVDADKTFDPAAVYK, from the coding sequence GTGACGACCGAACCTGCATCGCTGCACGCTCATGATGAAGGTGAAGAAGGCCTGGCCTTCGCACCGCGCTATGATGCTGCGGGTCTCGTGACTTGCGTTGCGACCGATGCGGCCTCGGGCGAGGTGCTGATGGTCGCCCATATGAACGAAGAGGCGTTGCGCCGGACCATCGAGACCGGCGACGCCTGGTACTATAGCCGCTCGCGCAAGGCGCTGTGGCGCAAGGGCGAGACCTCCGGCCACACCCAGCGCGTCGTCGAGATGCGGATGGATTGTGATCAGGACGCGGTGTGGATTCGTGTGACCCAGGCGGGCGGCGCCTGCCACACCGGCCGGCGCTCCTGCTTCTATCGTGCGGTGGCAAACGAGGCCGGTGGGGCGAAGCTCGTGTTCGTCGATGCCGACAAGACGTTCGATCCGGCGGCGGTCTATAAGTAG
- a CDS encoding TspO/MBR family protein: MKIVQQFRTTTRLAACLVLCLGIAAVQGVVTRPEIAGWYAGLVKPSWTPPPFVFPVVWTALYILMGVALWRLWERCEPSTARTRAIALFLLQLVLNAAWSPLFFGAHAIRFALADIIALLVAISFAIAASARVDRLAAWMLVPYVLWVAYAATLNAGIAWMN, translated from the coding sequence ATGAAAATCGTGCAGCAATTCCGTACGACGACGCGACTTGCCGCATGCCTCGTGCTCTGCCTTGGCATTGCTGCAGTGCAGGGCGTGGTGACGCGGCCAGAGATTGCAGGCTGGTACGCAGGGCTCGTGAAGCCGTCATGGACGCCGCCGCCGTTCGTCTTTCCGGTTGTCTGGACAGCGCTTTACATCCTGATGGGCGTAGCGTTGTGGCGGTTGTGGGAGCGATGCGAGCCTTCAACAGCGCGCACGCGTGCCATCGCGCTGTTTCTCCTTCAGCTTGTGCTCAACGCAGCGTGGTCGCCCTTGTTTTTCGGCGCGCATGCGATACGCTTTGCACTTGCCGACATCATCGCGCTTCTCGTCGCGATCTCATTCGCAATTGCAGCAAGTGCAAGAGTCGATCGACTCGCGGCATGGATGCTTGTGCCGTATGTCTTATGGGTTGCCTATGCGGCAACACTCAATGCGGGCATCGCCTGGATGAATTAG
- a CDS encoding response regulator — MFRIDFNKLRFLVCDDNAHMRRILRTLLHSFGAREVYEAEDGATALEMYSHYVPDIVITDWSMPIFDGLELAQMIRQPDGVGNPYAPIIMLTGHSEKRRVMTARDAGVTEFLAKPISAKGLYQRILNVVVSPRPFIRTKSYFGPDRRRNTTNTYIGIDRRNGGKAEILQQPSLLDKARSPG; from the coding sequence ATGTTTCGTATTGATTTCAACAAGCTGCGGTTTCTCGTCTGCGACGACAACGCGCATATGCGGCGCATTCTGCGCACGCTTCTGCATTCTTTCGGCGCGCGTGAAGTCTACGAGGCCGAGGACGGCGCGACAGCGCTCGAAATGTACAGCCATTACGTGCCGGACATCGTCATCACCGACTGGTCGATGCCGATCTTCGACGGGCTCGAGCTTGCGCAGATGATCCGCCAGCCGGATGGCGTCGGCAATCCTTATGCGCCGATCATCATGCTGACCGGCCACTCCGAAAAGCGGCGCGTCATGACCGCGCGCGATGCCGGCGTCACCGAATTTCTTGCCAAACCGATCTCCGCGAAAGGCCTCTACCAGCGCATCCTCAACGTGGTGGTCTCCCCGCGCCCGTTCATCCGCACCAAGAGCTATTTCGGGCCAGACCGCCGCCGCAACACCACGAACACCTATATCGGCATCGATCGCCGCAATGGCGGCAAGGCTGAAATCCTGCAGCAGCCCTCGCTGCTCGATAAAGCCCGCAGCCCCGGATAA
- a CDS encoding transglycosylase SLT domain-containing protein, whose product MAIDSTAAASVLDQARAKIASTIRQAADATGASFDYLVSAAKIESNLNPKAQASTSSARGLYQFIEQTWLGTVKQAGAAFGFGHYADAISQSPSGTYSVNDAATREQILKLRDDPAANAAMAGVLTQTNSFRLTSELGRRPTEGELYMAHFLGAGGAAKLIGAAQDNPRASAVALFPNAAAANRPIFYNSNGSARSVSEVYADLDQRFARAANSPAARFAMASAGGASSSTMDNAAFLASFPQGSRAPSAAGAMGPTFHSLFQAGERAEPLSLTVRQLWGSGAQASAEEAQPAPNPAQSRFNLFSDPNGRFAG is encoded by the coding sequence ATGGCCATCGACAGCACAGCGGCCGCCTCGGTCCTCGACCAGGCGCGCGCAAAAATCGCCAGCACCATCAGGCAGGCCGCCGACGCGACCGGCGCGAGCTTCGATTATCTCGTTTCCGCGGCCAAGATCGAATCCAACCTCAACCCGAAGGCGCAGGCCTCTACCTCGTCGGCGCGCGGGCTTTATCAATTCATCGAGCAGACCTGGCTCGGCACCGTGAAGCAGGCGGGGGCCGCGTTCGGCTTCGGCCATTATGCCGATGCGATCTCGCAATCGCCTTCCGGCACTTACTCCGTCAACGATGCGGCGACGCGCGAGCAGATCCTCAAGCTGCGCGACGATCCGGCCGCCAACGCGGCGATGGCGGGCGTGCTGACGCAGACCAACAGCTTTCGTCTGACCTCGGAGCTTGGGCGGCGGCCGACCGAGGGCGAACTCTATATGGCGCACTTCCTCGGTGCGGGCGGCGCGGCGAAACTGATCGGCGCCGCGCAGGACAACCCGCGCGCCTCGGCGGTTGCGCTATTTCCGAATGCGGCCGCGGCGAACCGGCCGATCTTCTACAATAGCAACGGCAGCGCGCGCAGCGTCTCGGAGGTCTACGCCGATCTCGATCAGCGCTTTGCCCGTGCCGCGAACTCTCCGGCGGCGCGCTTTGCAATGGCATCCGCCGGTGGCGCGTCCTCGTCCACGATGGACAACGCTGCGTTTCTCGCGAGCTTCCCGCAAGGGAGCCGGGCACCTTCGGCCGCAGGTGCGATGGGTCCAACCTTCCACTCTTTATTTCAGGCGGGCGAACGCGCTGAACCATTGTCGCTGACGGTGCGTCAGCTGTGGGGAAGCGGCGCACAGGCGAGCGCGGAGGAAGCGCAGCCCGCGCCGAACCCCGCGCAATCGCGCTTCAATCTGTTCAGTGATCCGAACGGACGGTTCGCCGGGTGA
- a CDS encoding Nramp family divalent metal transporter — translation MVDQTSSNIATEISSKNLPPVTYRDLPEPLPFKQVVGPSVILLAGAIGSGEYVLWPYITTQTGMALVWLATIGILTQYFLNMEITRYTLATGETAITGFTRLWKPWGFLFIFMVVIPWMWPGWATGSSTAITYTFGLSEAAVVPITIASLVLIGIVLTVSPVVYKTVEKIQFFLVGLIVLFMIYTVFGLLTGKSWSALFAGFTTEIPNMPAAMTSIPVALLLGAIAFAGAGGSLNLAQSNWVRDKGLGMGAHLPKIVSPITGDETRSGAIGYFFPQDEKNLARWRGWWNVADREQFITFFVLGLLAILLFMALAFTYVGVGSKAQNFDFVRLLGENLSAQVSPWVGAAFWGTGVVVLMSTNLAVIDMVSRLVADIIKTNWTRDSKTWTESRVYFIVAWLMIAFGSIILLTGVKQPLLLLIIASALNGLVMFVYSVLLIQLNRGMLPRSIGLGGVRYVACLWAVLFYGGFSIYLVVTQFGKLF, via the coding sequence ATGGTCGATCAAACTTCGTCCAACATCGCTACGGAGATATCCAGCAAAAATCTCCCCCCCGTTACCTATCGAGATCTCCCCGAACCGCTACCATTCAAGCAAGTCGTCGGCCCCAGCGTGATCCTGCTCGCCGGCGCGATCGGCTCGGGTGAGTATGTTCTCTGGCCGTACATCACCACCCAGACCGGAATGGCGCTGGTATGGCTCGCAACGATCGGCATCCTGACCCAGTACTTCCTCAATATGGAAATCACCCGCTACACCTTGGCGACCGGTGAGACCGCCATCACCGGGTTCACCCGGCTATGGAAACCATGGGGCTTCCTCTTCATCTTCATGGTCGTGATCCCGTGGATGTGGCCGGGCTGGGCCACGGGCAGCTCGACGGCCATCACCTACACCTTCGGCCTTTCGGAAGCGGCGGTGGTGCCGATCACGATCGCCTCGCTGGTGCTGATCGGAATCGTGCTGACCGTCTCGCCGGTCGTCTACAAGACGGTGGAGAAGATCCAGTTCTTCCTGGTCGGCCTCATCGTGCTGTTCATGATCTACACGGTGTTCGGTTTGCTGACGGGCAAGAGCTGGAGCGCGCTGTTCGCGGGCTTCACCACTGAAATCCCGAATATGCCAGCCGCGATGACCTCGATCCCGGTTGCGCTGCTGCTCGGCGCCATCGCTTTCGCCGGTGCCGGCGGATCGCTCAACCTCGCGCAGTCGAACTGGGTTCGCGACAAGGGTCTCGGCATGGGTGCGCATCTGCCGAAGATCGTGTCGCCGATCACCGGTGACGAAACGAGAAGCGGTGCGATTGGCTACTTCTTCCCGCAGGACGAGAAGAACCTCGCCCGCTGGCGCGGGTGGTGGAACGTGGCCGACCGTGAGCAGTTCATCACCTTCTTCGTGCTGGGCCTGCTCGCCATTCTGTTGTTCATGGCTCTCGCCTTCACCTATGTCGGTGTTGGCAGCAAGGCGCAGAACTTCGACTTCGTCCGCTTGCTGGGTGAGAACCTGAGCGCACAGGTCAGCCCATGGGTGGGTGCCGCGTTCTGGGGCACTGGCGTGGTCGTTCTGATGTCGACCAACCTTGCGGTGATCGACATGGTCAGCCGTCTGGTTGCCGACATCATCAAGACCAACTGGACTCGCGACAGCAAGACCTGGACCGAAAGCCGCGTCTACTTCATCGTGGCCTGGCTGATGATCGCCTTCGGTTCGATCATCCTGCTGACCGGCGTGAAGCAGCCGCTTCTGCTGCTGATCATCGCATCGGCGCTCAACGGCCTCGTGATGTTCGTGTACTCAGTGCTGCTGATCCAGTTGAACCGCGGCATGCTCCCGAGGAGCATCGGGCTTGGTGGTGTGCGCTACGTGGCGTGCCTGTGGGCCGTGCTGTTCTACGGCGGCTTCTCGATCTACCTGGTCGTCACGCAATTCGGAAAGCTGTTCTAG
- a CDS encoding Hpt domain-containing protein: protein MAKDTSNDLKVETFAEHQVITQPNPFRKIIRRVDERNADDPVTRAEEALAGLSGEFQGWMNEECHRLACAFETVAKDGFTGPNREELFRAAHDIKGDAATFGYPMAAIAADSLCRILEHAPELTTVPSDLIAHHVHAIQAIVRESPRARAKDTADELSTRLRRLADEFLIAANQNRPEHLEAVLAPSIVPGD, encoded by the coding sequence ATGGCGAAAGACACCAGCAACGACCTCAAGGTCGAGACCTTTGCCGAGCATCAGGTCATCACCCAGCCGAACCCGTTCCGGAAGATCATCCGCCGGGTGGACGAGCGCAATGCCGACGATCCGGTCACCCGCGCCGAGGAAGCGCTGGCTGGTCTATCCGGCGAATTCCAGGGCTGGATGAACGAGGAATGCCACCGCCTCGCCTGTGCGTTTGAGACCGTGGCGAAGGACGGCTTCACGGGCCCGAACCGCGAGGAGCTGTTTCGCGCGGCGCACGACATCAAGGGTGATGCCGCGACGTTCGGCTATCCGATGGCGGCGATTGCGGCCGACAGTCTCTGCCGCATCCTCGAACATGCGCCCGAGCTCACGACGGTGCCGTCCGATCTGATCGCTCACCACGTTCATGCCATTCAGGCGATCGTGCGGGAATCCCCGCGGGCGCGCGCGAAAGATACGGCGGACGAACTCTCGACCCGCCTGCGCCGGCTTGCCGACGAATTTCTGATCGCCGCCAACCAAAACCGGCCCGAGCATCTCGAAGCCGTACTGGCACCGAGCATCGTTCCGGGCGACTGA
- a CDS encoding His-rich protein BRANT yields the protein MFKILSAAVVAASVMVAPAMAATVIKTERTVTTSRMMAPSVANAHAKVIVVKKHHRHVRPHHRVVKKRVIVKHPRYHHHRFH from the coding sequence ATGTTCAAAATCCTGTCCGCCGCTGTTGTCGCCGCTTCGGTGATGGTTGCTCCGGCAATGGCCGCGACCGTCATCAAGACGGAAAGGACCGTCACGACCTCGCGTATGATGGCGCCGTCAGTCGCGAACGCGCATGCGAAGGTGATCGTCGTGAAGAAACATCACCGCCACGTTCGCCCGCATCATCGCGTCGTCAAGAAGCGGGTGATTGTGAAGCATCCCCGTTACCATCATCACCGCTTCCATTAA
- the rlmB gene encoding 23S rRNA (guanosine(2251)-2'-O)-methyltransferase RlmB yields MGKREYSSFKGKSSHRKPPHGRGGRPAWRDRDDHNAPVILYGWHTVTAALLNPKRKIRKLFATENALRRLTEENITLRPAPEIVRPSVIDQRLGPDAVHQGLLAEADPLPALDIAKLPQDGIVLVLDQITDPHNVGAILRSAAAFAVKAVVTTARHSPEATGVLAKSASGALELVPLVTVQNLARALNEMKEHGFLTVGLDSEGSADLAETELRAPLALVLGAEGKGLRQLTRETCGTVARLDMPGEIKSLNVSNATALALYIGATRLGLMKQP; encoded by the coding sequence ATGGGCAAGCGCGAATACTCCTCTTTCAAAGGCAAAAGCTCGCATCGCAAACCGCCGCACGGCCGCGGCGGACGGCCAGCCTGGCGCGATCGGGACGACCACAATGCCCCCGTCATTCTCTATGGCTGGCACACTGTGACCGCCGCGCTTCTCAATCCGAAGCGGAAGATCCGCAAGCTGTTCGCGACCGAGAACGCGTTACGCCGTCTCACCGAGGAAAACATCACGCTGCGGCCTGCGCCGGAGATCGTGCGCCCCAGCGTCATCGACCAGCGGCTGGGGCCGGACGCCGTGCATCAGGGACTCCTCGCAGAAGCCGATCCCCTGCCCGCGCTCGACATCGCGAAGCTGCCGCAAGACGGCATCGTGCTGGTGCTCGACCAGATCACCGATCCGCATAATGTCGGCGCAATCCTGCGCTCGGCGGCGGCGTTCGCGGTGAAGGCCGTTGTGACGACTGCCCGCCACAGCCCGGAGGCGACCGGCGTGCTCGCAAAATCCGCTTCCGGCGCGCTGGAACTCGTGCCGCTCGTCACCGTGCAGAACCTCGCCCGCGCGCTCAACGAGATGAAGGAGCACGGCTTCCTCACCGTCGGGCTCGACAGTGAAGGCAGCGCCGATCTTGCCGAGACGGAACTGCGCGCGCCGCTTGCGCTCGTGCTCGGTGCCGAGGGCAAAGGATTGCGCCAGTTGACGCGAGAGACGTGCGGCACCGTCGCCCGGCTCGACATGCCGGGCGAGATCAAGAGCCTCAACGTCTCGAACGCGACCGCCCTTGCGCTCTACATCGGCGCGACGCGGCTCGGCCTGATGAAGCAGCCTTAA
- a CDS encoding GlsB/YeaQ/YmgE family stress response membrane protein — protein MQDAQIGWIAAIIVGGFAGWFAGMFMKTGTGILANIVLGIVGAAVANFLLGLVGVSLGGWIGYLIAGFIGACILIFVWRAIKGRN, from the coding sequence ATGCAAGACGCTCAGATTGGATGGATCGCTGCAATCATCGTCGGCGGCTTCGCCGGCTGGTTTGCCGGAATGTTCATGAAAACCGGCACCGGCATTCTGGCAAATATCGTGCTCGGCATTGTCGGCGCGGCGGTGGCCAACTTTCTGCTCGGCCTTGTCGGCGTCAGCCTCGGCGGATGGATCGGCTACCTGATCGCCGGCTTCATCGGCGCCTGCATCCTCATTTTCGTCTGGCGCGCGATCAAGGGACGCAATTAG
- a CDS encoding DUF2336 domain-containing protein, translated as MIVRQFISWVRTAPAGERAEATRALARAWLVSDLSDDDRLAAEGALLMLLDDASPLVRQAMADVFAASADAPPAIIAALAADQPDIALPVLEFSPLLADADLVDLVATGSAAVQCAVARRVNLPVPVAAAIAEVSDAAAALELVENPHVTLAPFSLARIVERHGDLAAIREAMLQRDDLTASVRVALATKVSATLASYVAARDWITPDRASRMAAEVTERSLLDIASLAEGEDLAALVHHLRESGELNAGLMLRALLSGRTNVFTAALVELTGLPSQRVAALAYGRGAGLDALLTKAEFPAATVPAFRAAVAAMTEIGIAELQGVARLQRGLVERVLAQCESGATSAHDPLLVLLRRFAVEAAREDARLFCDDAATEIDAQRFVAMIEQASPVADEMSEDEGLEDPVTDDWMGEESFVEDRIFADAESWSADGDSEFFYESDFDDYAPMDEHYVALNDDNAAIAAANLDAEIALLVRERVAA; from the coding sequence ATGATCGTTCGGCAGTTCATTAGTTGGGTTCGCACCGCTCCCGCCGGGGAGCGCGCCGAGGCGACACGGGCGTTAGCCCGCGCCTGGCTCGTTTCAGATTTGTCGGATGACGATCGCCTCGCTGCCGAAGGCGCGTTGCTGATGTTGCTCGACGATGCCTCGCCGTTGGTGCGGCAGGCGATGGCGGACGTTTTCGCAGCGAGCGCCGACGCGCCGCCCGCCATCATCGCAGCGCTTGCGGCCGATCAGCCCGACATCGCGCTGCCTGTTCTCGAATTCTCGCCGCTTCTCGCTGATGCCGATCTGGTCGATCTCGTCGCCACCGGCAGCGCTGCCGTGCAGTGCGCTGTGGCGCGCCGGGTGAATTTGCCGGTGCCGGTCGCTGCTGCAATCGCGGAAGTGAGTGATGCGGCTGCGGCCCTTGAGCTTGTCGAAAATCCGCACGTGACGCTCGCGCCGTTTTCGCTCGCGCGCATCGTCGAGCGTCATGGCGATCTTGCAGCGATCCGCGAGGCGATGTTGCAGCGGGACGATCTGACGGCGTCCGTGCGCGTCGCGCTGGCGACGAAAGTCTCGGCCACGCTCGCAAGTTACGTCGCGGCGCGCGACTGGATCACGCCCGATCGCGCAAGCCGTATGGCGGCGGAGGTGACAGAGCGCTCGCTGCTCGATATCGCAAGCCTCGCCGAGGGCGAGGATCTCGCGGCACTTGTCCATCATCTGCGCGAGAGCGGCGAACTTAATGCGGGCTTGATGCTGCGTGCCTTGTTGTCGGGCCGCACGAATGTGTTCACGGCGGCGCTGGTCGAACTGACAGGTCTACCGTCGCAGCGTGTGGCTGCGCTGGCCTATGGCCGCGGCGCAGGCCTCGATGCGCTGCTGACCAAGGCGGAATTTCCTGCCGCGACAGTGCCCGCCTTCCGTGCGGCGGTGGCGGCGATGACAGAAATTGGTATCGCGGAGCTGCAAGGCGTCGCGCGGCTGCAGCGCGGCCTGGTCGAGAGGGTACTGGCGCAATGCGAGAGCGGGGCAACCTCCGCTCACGATCCGCTTCTGGTGCTGCTGCGGCGCTTTGCGGTGGAAGCCGCGCGCGAGGATGCGCGGCTGTTCTGCGACGATGCGGCGACCGAGATCGACGCCCAGCGCTTTGTTGCGATGATCGAGCAGGCCTCACCGGTCGCGGATGAGATGTCCGAGGACGAGGGTCTTGAGGATCCCGTCACCGACGACTGGATGGGCGAAGAGAGCTTTGTCGAGGATAGAATCTTCGCCGATGCCGAATCCTGGTCCGCGGATGGCGACAGCGAATTCTTCTATGAAAGCGATTTCGACGATTATGCACCGATGGATGAGCATTACGTCGCGCTGAACGATGACAATGCCGCCATTGCCGCGGCCAACCTCGATGCGGAAATCGCTCTTCTTGTCCGCGAGCGCGTCGCGGCCTGA
- a CDS encoding TonB-dependent receptor, translated as MTSHQFFAQDQLFTRKRISPALLAALVSVAFMPSAQAQQADPSLPAIQVSPAAKKPNHRLPKRNKRVDAKPRVQQAAPPIAWSPAAMNAASPNPEASRTAEVGGIAGASSTVITAQDIARAPGQTVQDILATQPGIQLRSLFGGVNGAGTSVDMRGFGAFSTANTLILVNGRRLNDVDLAGVDLSTIPLQSIERIEITRGNSGAVLYGDNAVGGVINIVTKAGAGGPPLSGRVEAGIGSLGQRFGSVSSTTNTGPWSTSVFATAIHSDGYRANNKLDAQAGSGELRYNTPDLKAFFSVSGDNQHLGLPGALSTRYYLDNANQLAANRRASFMPFDHGDTQGINVTAGFTKALSNDIDLIVDAGVRDKRQQASYFDDPRAPYPRAVDTVLQTWSVTPRLNIRTPVFGMPSSILTGIDYYNASYDSDRSQLLGLPAIHAYDLNQQTLAGYWQQTIDLFPGTVFSYGGRLQNTRLNAKDTLNPSAPGASIYDMQHLPLKNDETQHALHIGIEQRLSPNFSVFARAARAFRTPNVDERIGVALDSNFNANFNLKTQTSYDVEGGIKVHGNGFDLQSSYFDMHLKNEIHFDPVFFVNYNLDPTHRYGSETSMTLHVNDSLRLKGGFTYMRAVFEQGQYAGNDVPLVSRFTGSAGISWNVWQKYVVFDATLRAWSKRRMDNDQANFQPEIPANATLDLKLSGEYQRYFWSFSVLNAFNAQYYDYAVASASLANVGVFSAYPLPGRTYMLKVGATF; from the coding sequence GTGACATCGCATCAATTCTTTGCGCAAGATCAATTATTCACACGCAAGCGCATATCGCCTGCTCTGCTCGCGGCGCTCGTGAGTGTAGCCTTCATGCCATCTGCGCAGGCGCAGCAGGCCGACCCATCGCTTCCGGCGATTCAGGTGAGTCCTGCCGCGAAGAAGCCGAATCATCGCCTGCCAAAGCGCAACAAGCGCGTCGACGCAAAACCACGCGTGCAGCAGGCAGCTCCGCCAATCGCATGGTCTCCCGCCGCCATGAACGCGGCCTCTCCAAATCCCGAAGCCAGCCGTACCGCTGAGGTAGGCGGCATTGCCGGTGCATCGTCTACCGTCATCACGGCACAGGATATCGCGCGCGCGCCCGGCCAGACGGTGCAGGATATTCTGGCAACGCAGCCGGGAATTCAGTTGCGATCCCTGTTCGGCGGCGTCAACGGTGCTGGCACATCGGTGGATATGCGCGGCTTCGGCGCATTCTCGACAGCGAATACCCTTATCCTCGTCAATGGACGGCGGTTGAACGATGTCGATCTCGCCGGTGTCGATCTCTCCACCATTCCGCTGCAGTCGATCGAGCGGATCGAAATCACGCGCGGCAATAGCGGCGCGGTGCTCTACGGCGACAACGCGGTGGGTGGCGTCATCAACATCGTCACGAAAGCCGGTGCCGGTGGACCGCCGTTGAGCGGCCGCGTCGAAGCTGGTATCGGCTCCCTCGGCCAGCGGTTCGGCAGCGTCTCTTCCACGACGAACACTGGCCCCTGGTCCACCTCCGTATTCGCCACCGCGATCCACTCCGATGGCTACCGCGCCAACAACAAGCTCGACGCACAGGCCGGCTCCGGCGAACTGCGCTACAACACGCCTGACCTGAAAGCGTTCTTCAGCGTCTCGGGCGACAACCAGCACCTCGGCCTGCCGGGCGCCCTCTCCACCCGGTATTATCTCGACAATGCCAACCAGCTTGCTGCCAACCGTCGTGCATCGTTCATGCCGTTCGACCATGGCGACACGCAGGGCATCAACGTTACTGCTGGCTTCACTAAAGCCCTGTCGAACGACATTGACCTGATCGTCGATGCCGGCGTTCGCGACAAACGCCAGCAGGCCTCCTATTTCGACGACCCGCGCGCGCCCTACCCTCGCGCCGTCGACACCGTGCTGCAGACATGGTCGGTGACGCCACGCCTCAACATTCGGACGCCAGTGTTCGGAATGCCCTCGAGCATCCTGACCGGCATCGACTATTACAATGCCAGCTACGATTCCGATCGCAGCCAGTTGCTGGGTCTGCCCGCAATCCACGCCTACGATCTCAACCAGCAGACGCTGGCAGGCTACTGGCAGCAGACGATCGATTTGTTTCCGGGCACGGTCTTCTCCTACGGCGGGCGACTCCAGAACACGCGCCTGAACGCCAAAGACACGCTCAATCCGTCCGCGCCGGGCGCTTCGATCTACGACATGCAGCATCTGCCCCTGAAGAATGACGAAACCCAGCACGCGCTGCATATCGGGATCGAGCAACGGCTAAGCCCGAACTTCTCCGTGTTTGCCCGTGCTGCCCGCGCCTTCCGCACGCCGAATGTCGACGAGCGCATCGGCGTCGCACTCGATTCCAACTTCAACGCCAATTTCAATCTGAAAACCCAGACGTCCTATGACGTCGAAGGCGGTATCAAGGTGCATGGTAATGGCTTCGATCTGCAATCGAGCTATTTCGACATGCATCTGAAAAACGAGATCCACTTCGATCCCGTGTTTTTCGTCAACTACAATCTCGATCCGACCCATCGTTATGGTTCGGAAACGAGCATGACGCTGCACGTCAACGATAGCCTGCGCCTGAAGGGCGGCTTTACTTACATGCGCGCAGTGTTCGAGCAGGGTCAGTATGCCGGAAACGACGTGCCGTTGGTATCACGCTTCACGGGCAGCGCCGGCATTTCGTGGAATGTCTGGCAGAAATACGTGGTGTTTGACGCAACTCTGCGCGCCTGGAGCAAACGGCGCATGGATAACGACCAGGCTAACTTCCAGCCGGAAATTCCCGCGAATGCCACGCTCGATCTGAAGCTCAGCGGCGAGTATCAGCGTTACTTCTGGTCCTTCAGCGTACTCAACGCCTTCAATGCGCAGTATTACGATTACGCCGTCGCCAGCGCGAGCCTGGCCAATGTCGGCGTGTTCAGCGCCTACCCTCTTCCGGGCCGCACTTACATGCTGAAAGTCGGAGCGACGTTCTAA